The following proteins come from a genomic window of Bactrocera tryoni isolate S06 chromosome 1, CSIRO_BtryS06_freeze2, whole genome shotgun sequence:
- the LOC120782670 gene encoding cilia- and flagella-associated protein 58, with amino-acid sequence MSAGSRASGSDDEPLVPEDFDDDFYTNLMDKVPDITKALRQKDTHDNADNVQRMVICSNRYKSDWHMEQLHGQELDEEIKRLKDRLEHVNKLSRMDQATIAELRTVIESAWMQKDAAQSREQAAQDEMLKMREKVDSLEQMVEHLSDKRSGLQSKRDEQKEREKLNNEIRDLNKRLQIQRLYTAEVEAMTQTLEEKNKAMVKLLDETSNESYNNRKRLDALEKELAQTRSEEAKAKEKILQIKVHNAQLTKMKVRQNLQILSLKTNLDHLQTQHNTVSNKLAKTVVELEYTTQDRDENKRALAQRISLLKIREDEIIKLKRENAKLLKTEENTTRKFVTLNDARVKAEEENVRLKNQLSTQDKELESMRRIVHQFEKNNEHLTKERDSLRSDLYAEHQTAEQTDEQFQESQHEIKSLKETLHAMEVRQKKLQDDYTKLKKEQTKKVDEIQHLVDKIDALQNEIQLKENYEIELKRTISDLEQKVSNLQRQHDTLLYEKSSFARNLQASEDKHTKLEKQIVKLQEIIENYKNKVTLRDADIGRLQLQIDKLEKERRLLKSEVRYAQLGHQHTRCELQERKKECDKYSKSLQEDNQKLSQLKREVEHLRDEKNTVSATLTKCNEESVQLKDQLQTLQIAYDQSEKHYAQCQEDIRLMRVEIKNLRTERNVLRKDRENSADLRQELLQMHRLLNQERIKARAMQEEMMTPMNVHRWRSLKGRDPEKMDLIFKIQTLRKQILQQNVSALQQEQALEESQRLYEALKEFMLKLPSHKVRAELNNVRATLSSKERKLKALMAELHVKDLDEKNNTQKLDELKLRLTDAKSQLNQERRQKQKLLEEHQLLVQMQAQCFSAPPTIQRTLGAGFKLISGV; translated from the exons ATGAGTGCAGGTTCCAGAGCTTCCGGTTCGGACGACGAGCCGTTGGTGCCGGAAGATTTCGATGATGATTTCTATACAAACTTAATGGACAAAGTACCCGat ATAACGAAAGCGCTGCGTCAAAAGGATACGCACGATAACGCCGATAATGTCCAGCGCATGGTAATTTGCTCCAATCGATACAAGTCCGATTGGCATATGGAACAGTTACACGGTCAAGAGCTCGACGAAGAAATAAAACGCTTGAAAGACCGACTCGAACATGTGAATAAATTGAGTCGAATGGATCAGGCTACGATAGCCGAGTTGCGTACGGTTATTG AAAGTGCGTGGATGCAAAAGGACGCCGCACAATCACGTGAGCAAGCCGCCCAGGATGAAATGCTGAAGATGAGAGAAAAAGTAGATTCGCTAGAGCAAATGGTGGAGCATTTAAGCGATAAGCGCTCTGGACTGCAGAG TAAACGCGATGAACAAAAGGAACGGGAAAAACTCAATAATGAGATCCGTGATCTTAATAAGCGTCTACAAATACAGCGACTCTATACCGCCGAAGTGGAAGCCATGACACAAACGCTAGAGGAAAAGAATAAAGCCATGGTCAAATTGCTGGAT GAAACATCCAACGAGTCCTATAATAACCGCAAACGCTTGGACGCGCTAGAAAAAGAACTTGCGCAGACACGCAGTGAAGAAGCCAAAGCCAAAGAGAAAATCCTGCAAATCAAAGTACACAATGCACAGTTAACCAAAATGAAAGTGCGACAAAATCTACAAATACTCTCACTGAAGACCAATCTAGACCATCTGCAGACGCAACACAACACTGTCAGCAACAAACTGGCAAAAACCGTAGTCGAACTCGAGTATACGACACAGGACCGCGACGAGAATAAGCGAGCTTTAGCACAACGCATCAGTCTGCTGAAG ATACGCGAGGATGAAATTATCAAGCTGAAGCGCGAGAACGCAAAGCTGCTCAAAACCGAAGAGAATACAACACGAAAATTCGTCACACTAAATGATGCCCGCGTCAAGGCTGAGGAAGAGAATGTGCGCTTAAA AAATCAGTTGAGCACGCAGGATAAGGAATTAGAATCAATGCGACGAATTGTACATCAATTCGAGAAGAATAACGAACATCTTACCAAGGAAAGAGATAGCCTGAGGAGTGACTTGTATGCAGAACATCAGACGGCCGAACAAACAGACGAACAGTTCCAAGAGTCACAACACGAAATAAAATCACTTAAGGAAACCTTACATGCCATGGAAGTACGTCAGAAGAAACTGCAAGACGACTATACGAAATTGAAGAAAGAGCAAACGAAGAAAGTGGATGAAATACAACATTTGGTGGATAAAATCGATGCGCTGCAAA ATGAAATACAACTCAAAGAAAACTATGAGATCGAGCTTAAACGCACCATAAGCGACCTCGAACAGAAAGTCAGCAATCTACAACGTCAGCACGACACGTTATTATATGAGAAAAGCAGTTTCGCTCGAAATCTACAAGCCTCTGAAGATAAACATACCAAGCTAGAAAAGCAAATCGTTAAACTTCAAGAAATCATCgagaattacaaaaacaaagtcaCACTACGTGACGCCGACATCGGACGACTGCAGCTCCAAATTGACAAACTCGAGAAAGAGCGTCGGTTGCTAAAGAGCGAGGTACGCTATGCACAGCTGGGACATCAACACACACGCTGTGAGCTGCAGGAACGTAAGAAAGAATGCGACAAGTACTCGAAATCGCTACAG GAAGATAACCAAAAGTTATCACAACTTAAACGTGAAGTCGAACACCTGAGAGATGAAAAGAATACCGTTTCTGCGACGCTAACAAAATGCAATGAAGAGAGTGTGCAATTAAAGGATCAACTGCAAACCCTGCAAATAGCTTACGATCAGTCGGAGAAACATTACGCACAGTGCCAAGAGGATATACGACTGATGCGTGTGGAGATCAAGAATCTGCGTACCGAACGTAATGTTTTGCGTAAAGATCGAGAGAATTCGGCAGATCTGCGGCAGGAGCTACTACAAATGCATAGGCTGCTCAATCAGGAACGAATCAAGGCGCGCGCCATGCAGGAAGAGATGATGACACCGATGAATGTACATCGTTGGCGCAGTCTGAAGGGACGTGATCCGGAAAAGATGGATctcatatttaaaatacaaacgTTGAGAAA GCAGATTCTACAACAAAATGTGTCTGCGCTGCAGCAAGAGCAAGCACTTGAGGAGTCGCAGCGTTTATATGAGGCGCTGAAAGAGTTCATGCTCAAGCTGCCGAGTCACAAAGTACGCGCTGAGTTGAACAATGTTCGG GCCACCTTGTCCAGCAAAGAACGCAAGCTGAAAGCGCTCATGGCCGAGCTGCACGTTAAAGATCTGGATGAGAAGAATAATACACAAAAATTAGATGAACTCAAACTGCGTCTCACCGATGCCAAATCGCAACTTAATCAGGAACGTAGACAGAAACAAAAGCTGTTGGAAGAACATCAGCTTCTCGTACAAATGCAGGCACAATGCTTCTCGGCACCACCAACAATACAACGCACACTCGGAGCTGGCTTTAAGCTGATCAGTGGGGTTTGA